A section of the Pseudanabaena mucicola str. Chao 1806 genome encodes:
- a CDS encoding cytochrome b/b6 domain-containing protein, which translates to MRSPVMPKQALPARVFHWVSLVSLFLMMTSGLQIYNANPVFGGRSGLHMPPIFGLGGWLAGGRHWHFAMMWIFSLNLLWYGIYVLLTRRWQHRYASSKDVKALLVSQNVKRKNYAWHRVVYTLIIPILLLSIFTGVGMYKPAQFYWISDSLGGWDALRITHFMSVPSTLILGFLHSQLGRKVGGDRLLDSMFWRNNLNQ; encoded by the coding sequence ATGCGATCGCCTGTGATGCCCAAGCAAGCTTTACCTGCTAGAGTTTTTCATTGGGTTAGTTTAGTAAGTTTGTTTCTGATGATGACTAGCGGTTTACAGATTTACAATGCCAATCCAGTCTTTGGAGGGCGCAGTGGTCTGCATATGCCACCGATTTTTGGCTTAGGAGGATGGCTAGCAGGGGGGAGGCATTGGCATTTTGCGATGATGTGGATCTTTTCGCTGAATTTATTGTGGTACGGCATTTATGTTTTGCTGACGCGACGTTGGCAACATCGCTATGCCAGTAGCAAAGATGTCAAAGCACTACTGGTTAGTCAAAATGTCAAACGCAAAAACTATGCTTGGCATCGCGTGGTCTATACCTTAATAATCCCCATTTTATTGCTGTCGATTTTTACGGGTGTGGGTATGTATAAGCCTGCTCAGTTTTATTGGATTTCTGATAGTCTTGGTGGATGGGACGCTTTGCGAATTACGCACTTTATGTCAGTGCCTAGCACATTAATTTTAGGATTCCTGCATTCACAATTGGGGCGAAAGGTTGGTGGCGATCGCTTATTAGATTCCATGTTTTGGAGGAATAACTTAAACCAATAG